One part of the Haliotis asinina isolate JCU_RB_2024 chromosome 2, JCU_Hal_asi_v2, whole genome shotgun sequence genome encodes these proteins:
- the LOC137273952 gene encoding dolichyl pyrophosphate Glc1Man9GlcNAc2 alpha-1,3-glucosyltransferase-like, which translates to MATFWLVASVITSFKLLLMPTYRSTDFEVHRNWLAITHSLPVKDWYNEKTSEWTLDYPPLFAWLEMALSQVAQYFDKNMLVVSNLNYASEATVLFQKLSVIGTDFVFVYAVNQFCRKCLKPSRKDETQDLFESPKLITCVLLLANFGLLIVDHIHFQYNGFLTGVLLLSIVRLHEGRNISSAFWFTVLLNLKHIYLYIAPAYFVYLLRCYCFRSAPDGTIQWRSFSIIKLFSLGFTVMSVFGISFGPFIYMGQLPQVLSRLFPFKRGLCHAYWAPNFWALYNVADKAATIAGVRLKVVQPDAMGSAAMTGGLVQEFQHTILPSVTPLATMVLTLIAMMPSMMKLWYNPRGTLSFLRCLTLCAFASFMFGWHVHEKAILLILIPLILLSMERKKEAQIFLILSTIGGYSLFPLLFTQFETPIKILLLALYSFYAFTSLGRIHGIPARPTALPLLSTLESLYLLGIVPLEMYNSIGHHALGLSQRLPFVPLLLTSVYCAIGVTYCWLKFYWLTLSDRPKKQKSS; encoded by the exons ATGGCGACGTTTTGGCTCGTCGCTTCCGTGATCACTAGTTTCAAACTCCTGTTAATGCCAACATA CCGATCAACAGATTTTGAAGTTCATCGAAACTGGTTGGCGATAACCCATAGTCTACCTGTCAAAGACTGGTATAATGAG AAGACATCTGAATGGACGTTGGATTATCCCCCCTTGTTTGCCTGGCTGGAGATGGCGCTGTCCCAAGTGGCccaatattttgacaaaaacatGCTGGTTGTGTCCAACCTGAACTATGCTAGTGAAGCCACAGTGCTGTTTCAAAAGCTTTCTGTCATTGGAACTGATTTCGTCTTTGTCTATGCAGTGAATCA GTTTTGTAGGAAATGTTTAAAGCCTAGTCGAAAAGATGAGACACAGGACTTGTTTGAGAGTCCCAAACTCATCACATGTGTTCTGCTGCTGGCCAACTTTGGACTTCTGATTGTTGATC ACATACATTTCCAGTACAATGGCTTCCTGACTGGTGTGCTGCTTTTGTCTATTGTGCGACTGCATGAG GGCAGAAACATCTCTAGTGCCTTTTGGTTTACTGTACTGCTCAACTTGAAGCACATCTACCTGTATATCGCTCCTGCATACTTCGTCTACCTCCTGCGCTGCTACTGCTTCAGGAGTGCCCCAG ATGGGACAATACAGTGGAGATCGTTCTCCATCATCAAACTCTTCAGTCTAGGTTTTACGGTCATGTCAGTCTTTGGGATATCATTCGGACCTTTCATATACATG GGCCAGCTGCCGCAGGTCTTGTCCCGACTGTTCCCATTCAAGCGAGGTCTGTGCCATGCCTACTGGGCACCAAACTTCTGGGCTCTCTACAATGTTGCTGACAAAGCTGCAACCATTGCAG GTGTGCGGTTGAAGGTAGTCCAACCAGATGCTATGGGGTCGGCAGCGATGACCGGTGGTCTTGTACAGGAGTTCCAACATACGATACTGCCCTCTGTGACCCCACTGGCCACCATGGTGCTCACACTTATCGCTATGATG CCTTCTATGATGAAACTCTGGTACAACCCACGAGGGACTCTCAGTTTCCTCCGCTGTCTTACGCTGTGTGCCTTTGCCTCCTTCATGTTCGGCTGGCACGTTCATGAAAAGGCCATCTTGCTCATCCTCATCCCACTGAT ATTGTTGTCAATGGAGAGGAAGAAAGAAGCTCAGATATTTCTTATTTTATCAACCATTGGTGGATACTCATTATTTCCCCTTCTGTTTACTCAGTTTG AAACACCAATAAAAATACTTCTACTGGCACTATATAGCTTTTATGCCTTCACAAGtctgggaaggattcatgg TATCCCGGCTCGGCCAACTGCCTTGCCCCTGTTGTCCACCCTGGAGAGCCTTTACCTGCTTGGAATTGTTCCTCTTGAAATGTACAACAGTATTGGCCACCATGCACTGGGCCTGTCACAGAGACTCCCTTTTGTCCCTCTGCTATTGACATCTGTTTATTGCGCAATAGGCGTCACATACTGCTGGCTTAAATTTTACTGGCTTACACTCTCTGATAGACCAAAAAAACAGAAAAGCAGTTAA